GCCGCATCTCGCCTTCGGGCATGGCGCAGAGCTTTATCAAGGAAACCGGATCGCAGCGGCAGGTTGGGCTGATCTATCCGGTCGACCAGGTTCGCCAGGTTTTCCTGGGTACGCTCGTGCTGGGCGATGAGCGCGGCGCGCTCCGTTACGGACAGGATCGGACGCGCGATGTCGCGGGCTTTATCGAACGGATCGGGCCGAACCGCTGGCGCATGATCATGCCGCGGCCGCACTTTGAATCCCAACTCGACGTGCTTGAGCTGGTCCCCGCGTCCTAAGGAGTTCGTTGATGGTAAAGCGTTTCGTGCTGCTTGCGACCGCAGCCGCGGCGACCCCGGCAAGCCTTCCCGCCGCGACCCTGGCGCAATCGATCCAGGGCGACATGCCGCAGCTGATGGCGCTGTACCGCGACTTGCACGCCAACCCCGAACTGTCGATGCAGGAGGTGCGCACGCCGGCCAAGCTGGCGCCCGAAATGCGCAAGCTCGGCTTCACGGTGACCGAGAAGGTCGGCAAGACCGGCGTCGTCGCCATGCTGCGCAACGGCCCCGGCCCGGTGCTGATGCTGCGCGCAGACATGGACGCCTTGCCCGTTGTCGAGCAGACCGGGCTGCCCTTCGCGTCCAAGGTGCGCGTGACCACGGCGCAGGGCGTGGAGACCGGGGTGATGCATGCCTGCGGGCACGATACCCACGTCACCGCCTGGCTCGGCACTGCGCGCCGAATGGCGGCGATGAAGGATCAGTGGTCCGGCACCTTGATGATGATCCTTCAGCCGGGCGAGGAGACCAGCGAAGGCGCCAAGGCGATGCTTCAGGACGGGCTATTCACGCGCTTCGCCAAGCCAAGCACTGTCCTCGGTTTCCACGATGCCGCCATCCTCCCGGCGGGGCAGATCGGAATCACGCCGGGCTATGCCCTCGCCAATGTCGATAGTGTCGACATCACCGTCCGCGGTGTCGGCGGCCACGGCGCGCTGCCGGCCACGACCAAGGACCCGATTGTGCTCGCGTCGCGCATCGTCACCACGCTGCAGACCCTGGTCAGCCGCGAGAACGACCCGCTCAATCCGGCGGTGGTGACGGTGGGCAGCTTCCACGCCGGGGCGAAGCACAACATCATTTCGGACGAAGCCAAGCTCCAGCTCACCGTGCGCAGCTACAAACCCGAAGTGCGCAAGGCCTTGCTCGACGGCATCGCGCGCATCGCGCGGGGTGAAGCCATTGCCGCGGGGATGCCCGACGACCGCATGCCGGTCGTCACCGTTCGCGAGGAGCTGTCCACCCCTGCGACCTTCAACACCGACCGCCTGTCGCAACATGTACGGCGCTTGTTCACCGCGCATTTCGGCGCCGATCGCGTGGCCAGCCCGCCGCCCGCGATGGTCGGCGAGGATTTCAGCCGCTTCTACCTGACCGACCGGTCGATCGAGAGCCTGTTGTTCTGGGTTGGTGGCACGCCCAAGGCCAAGTGGGACGCGGCCGCGGGCGATCCGCAGAAACTGCCGTCGCTCCACTCGCCATTCTGGGCGCCCGACGCCGAATCGGTCATCGCCACTGCGACCGAGGCGATGACGATTGCCGCGCTGGACGTGCTGAAGGCGAACTAAGCGCTTGCCTCGCTGAGCCGATCCATCTGGTCGGGAGTGAGGGTCAGTGCCATCGCGCCCGTCAACTCCTCGAGCTGTTCGGTGCTGGTGGCGCTGGCCAGCACGCCAGCGATCCCGGGTTGCGCCATCGTCCACGCGAGCGCGACGGTGGCAAGCGGCGCGCCCGTTTCCCTCGCCACCGCATCGAGCGCATCGAGGACGGCCATACCG
The sequence above is drawn from the Sphingomonas lutea genome and encodes:
- a CDS encoding amidohydrolase, which produces MVKRFVLLATAAAATPASLPAATLAQSIQGDMPQLMALYRDLHANPELSMQEVRTPAKLAPEMRKLGFTVTEKVGKTGVVAMLRNGPGPVLMLRADMDALPVVEQTGLPFASKVRVTTAQGVETGVMHACGHDTHVTAWLGTARRMAAMKDQWSGTLMMILQPGEETSEGAKAMLQDGLFTRFAKPSTVLGFHDAAILPAGQIGITPGYALANVDSVDITVRGVGGHGALPATTKDPIVLASRIVTTLQTLVSRENDPLNPAVVTVGSFHAGAKHNIISDEAKLQLTVRSYKPEVRKALLDGIARIARGEAIAAGMPDDRMPVVTVREELSTPATFNTDRLSQHVRRLFTAHFGADRVASPPPAMVGEDFSRFYLTDRSIESLLFWVGGTPKAKWDAAAGDPQKLPSLHSPFWAPDAESVIATATEAMTIAALDVLKAN